The Plectropomus leopardus isolate mb chromosome 7, YSFRI_Pleo_2.0, whole genome shotgun sequence genome window below encodes:
- the hjv gene encoding hemojuvelin — MEPRPSALPWKHCIQLTLLLVQLSLPEVRASCRILRCNSDFVAATLDLGSSSGGAGGGGGAGGGAALSREAVNAGYCSALRSYAMCTKRMARACRGDLAYHSAVQGIEDLLIQHRCPRAGPTAQPRPPPQGTLSGDACLYERSLFSREGRMPEYLHCGVFGDPHVRTFNNDFQTCAVQGAWPLVDNEYLYIQATSAPTRGATHATTLTKITVIFKNWRQCIDQQLYQAELDNVPAAFADGSVSSGERRGHHSLTVRTQSPGRHAEIRAAHIGTLLVIRQSGRSLGLSVRSPRGIVEAFGPEQDLQLCVWGCPASQRLSTLHPPPDSSSAAAQAHCAALLPARDVYYQACVFDLITTGDLNSSAAAVGALQDARNMISDTQRVHLLPVASAEPRRAPLDLTLLPLLGMLGTLCTELCV, encoded by the exons ATGGAGCCTCGGCCCTCGGCgttaccatggaaacactgCATCCAGCTGACTCTGCTGCTGGTCCAGCTGAGTCTACCTGAAG TCAGAGCTTCCTGTCGGATCCTGAGGTGTAACTCAGACTTTGTGGCTGCGACGTTGGACCTGGGGAGCAGCAGcgggggagcaggaggaggaggaggagcaggaggaggagcagctctcAGCAGGGAGGCTGTGAACGCCGGTTACTGCAGCGCCCTCCGCTCATACGCCATGTGCACTAAACGCATGGCGCGGGCGTGTCGTGGTGACCTGGCGTACCACTCTGCAGTTCAGGGCATCGAGGACCTGCTGATCCAGCACCGCTGCCCCCGGGCGGGGCCCACCGCCCAGCCACGGCCCCCGCCTCAGGGCACGCTGTCGGGGGACGCCTGCCTCTATGAGAGGAGCCTGTTCTCCAGAGAGGGCCGGATGCCGGAGTACCTGCACTGCGGCGTGTTCGGAGACCCGCACGTGCGAACATTCAACAACGACTTCCAGACATGTGCCGTGCAGGGGGCGTGGCCTCTGGTAGACAACGAGTACCTGTACATACAGGCCACCAGTGCGCCAACAAGGGGGGCGACGCACGCCACCACGCTCACCAAG ATCACCGTCATCTTTAAGAACTGGCGTCAGTGCATCGATCAGCAGCTGTACCAGGCTGAGCTCGATAACGTCCCCGCCGCATTTGCAGACGGCTCCGTATCCAGCGGCGAGCGGCGAGGTCACCACAGCCTGACAGTCCGGACTCAGAGTCCCGGCCGACACGCCGAGATCCGAGCGGCTCACATTGGCACGCTGCTGGTGATCCGTCAGAGCGGACGCTCGCTCGGCCTGTCGGTGCGCTCGCCGCGGGGCATCGTGGAGGCCTTCGGGCCTGAGCAGGACCTGCAGCTGTGCGTGTGGGGATGCCCCGCCTCCCAGAGACTCAGCACGCTCCACCCGCCACCAGACTCTTCCTCCGCCGCCGCCCAGGCTCACTGCGCCGCTCTACTTCCTGCCAGGGACGTGTACTATCAGGCCTGCGTGTTCGACCTGATCACCACTGGAGACCTGAACTCCAGCGCGGCGGCTGTCGGCGCGCTGCAGGATGCCAGGAACATGATCTCGGACACGCAGAGAGTTCACCTGCTGCCGGTCGCCTCCGCCGAGCCTCGCCGAGCACCCCTGGACCTGACGCTGCTGCCGCTGCTCGGCATGCTGGGAACTCTGTGCACAGAGCTGTGTGTTTAA